The genomic interval ctaaaattagcaaaagaaaataaaagaagagttcaagtaggaatacaatttaaaattagctggaATTAGGAAttgaaaataagcaatattaaaagaagaatccatataagaacccaatacgagattaattaaaatttagaataaaaaataaaataataaccaaattagaaaaattaaaagagagttcaagtaggaatacaataataaaacaactaaaattgcaaataaaaacattaaaagaacacaatacagtattaactaattttttatgaaataaattctggaattagaaaaagaaaaataaaatttcaattaggaatacaatttttaaataactaaaatttgtgataaaaataaagactattaaaataaaagaccatctaaaacacatgacgaaataaattaagtaacatgcctataaagaagtagagtggtggcggttgatacgacatataaaaattgttaataaaacatcaaataaaatcctaatgacgattaaaaggagggatgtCAGGCAGaccgtgaagcaaacaagtaaggTGGTGgccaggacttctagaaagtaaaaaaaaccattgataatcatttcgatttttaaaatctcaatgacaataaaaaggagaagcagcgggcggggtgtataagagtatagttgcagagccgccgacggttgatgggacttctagaaaataaaaaatgaattccaatgatagttatgttcaatttttagaatcacaatgacaataaagagtatgcGGCGGACGGGCTGTAAAGGGGCATAGTGGcctcgtttgatgggacttctaaaaattataaaaaataaaacaacaagttcattttttaaaggttcggaatttgtaaaaagtaaaaaaaaaacaatgataatcaggttcgattttaaaatctcaatgacaataaagaaaggAGATAGCGGATGAgccatagaggagtacaatggcaaagctactgacggtttggcgggacttctaaaaagtaaaaatgaacccaaatgataattatgttcaatttttaaaatctcaatgacaataaagagaagagacagtggacgggccgtacAGGAGtgtaatggcaacgtttgacgggacatctagaaattataaaaatgaaactcaacgtgacaataaactctaaaaactacaaaatccaatttttaaaggttccaagaaaaatggatagaaatagtggtagattgagcaagcaaataaagaaagaGATGGCATAAGAGGTAGCAACTGGTGCgactttttaaaactatataattagaaatacgagGATGATAAgttttggtctttcaaagtcttaatacaatgagatagctattaataaattttaagtaaaatcatacttaaaaaatatatgattttgtttgggtgctagccgcgcaattgcacaGACTACCCAGCtagttaattactaattagtaCTGAGATGCACATtgctaattactccctccatctaattttgatagtcatattttattttggcatactgaccaaggataagtaattctacttatcatccatttaaacatgttatTTCTCGttaacaagcgattcattaatatttacatttctcgatgcccatgcagccaatcttgtgtggaagaatggagagtcacgcattaaatctgagaaaatcattaagatgataggttgttggattgaaatatgcctattaaaaataaatttttcagatttagaaatatgcctatcaaaactagatggagggagtactaattattactccctccatcccataatataagggattttgagtttttccttgcaacgtttgaccactcgtcttattcaattttttttgaaattattaattattttatttgtgacttactttattatctacaatactttaagcataactttttcgttttttatttttgcaaaaaaaatttgaataagacgagtggtcaaatgttacaagcaaaaactgaaaatcccttatattgtgggacggagggagtattagtacTGGGAATAATTGAATATAGAATAGAAATGTGCATCTCTGTactactccgtcccaaaatataagaacaccGAATAGGACAATTTCTAGgattacgaatctggatatttcctagtactatgaatctggacatataagctgtctagattcatagtactaagaAATGTCCTATCCGGTGTTCttattgggacggaggaagtactaattaGTGAGATGCACATTACTATTCTATATTCAATTATTCACAGCAGCACATACATGCGTTGGTGGATGGTATTTCTCTTGCTCCTACAAAATGTGAGGCTGTTATTAGTATTTCTGCTCAGAGGAAAACAAGTGTTTTTAGCACAAATTAAGCCGTTGAAACCAACGGAAAACAACTTGATGCAATATATTTTACTAGTACTAGGTTTTTCTCCCTAGTTTTGTTCCTCTCTTGCTCTCTGATGTGGCAATTCTCCAACAGGTAGTTCTGAACGAGGGCGATGAATCTGAGATTGATGGACTAGAGGACATCGGATTGAAGATCGTAGAAAGATGTGATGGCTTGCCACTTGCGATTAAGGTTGTGGGTGGACTCTTACTGAACAAGGGCAAAACGAGAGATGCTTGGGTGAACGTCTCTAATCACTTTGCATGGTCAATGACAAGAAGCAATGACGACATCAACAAAGCGGTCTATCTGAGCTACGAAGAGCTGCCTCCGCATTTGAAACAGTGCTTCGTGTTCTGCTCACTTTTCCCTAAAGATGAACTGATCATAAGAGGAGTAATAGTCAGGATGTGGATTGCACAAGGTTACGGACATGACATAATGAGATCGACGCTACCTGAAGATTTGGGAGTTGAATATTACAATGAGTTGGTGTCACGGAATCTTCTAGAGCCATACAAACGATCCTATGATCTATCAGCAAGCACAATGCATGATGTTATTCGCTCCTTTGCTCAACAGATAGTTAAAGATGAAGGACTACTTGTCAATGACAGACAAGATGTGCATGGTATTGCAGGTGCTTCAAAGCTGCGTCACTTGTCTGTATCCAAAACTGCAATAGAGCGGGTCGCTATACAAAAGCAAGTGTCATTGAGGACATTGTTGCTCTTTGGGAGATGTATAACTGAGTTCACGTATTTCAGGAACAATATCTCTTGCCTAAGAGTACTACATTTACAAGGTGTAGATCTTGTTGACCTGCCGGACTATATATGCCATCTCAAGCATCTAAGATACTTGGGGCTTGCAAATACAGGCATATCTGCAATCCCTCGAGGCATAGGAAATCTAAAATTTCTACAGTTCATTGACCTTATGGGGTGTCGGAATTTTCATCAGCTTCCTGACAGCATCTTGAAGCTACAGAATATGAGGTTTCTCGACTTCAGGGGCACGAGGTTAACCTCAATTCCTCCAGGTATGGGAAAGCTAGAAAACTTGGTGAACATGTTGGGGTTCCCAACTTATTTGGATGACAGGGGACATGCCTGGAGCAGCTTGGAAGAACTACGGTCTTTGTCGAACCTAAAATGGCTTGATTTAAGAGGTCTAGAGCTTGCATCTTCAGGCTCTATGGCTGCTACAGCAATGCTCAACAGTAAAAAGCACTTGAAAATCTTAGACTTGACATTTGCCAGTAGGCTCACCGACAACGGGATGATCGAAGGAACCAGCAATGTCATCGAGGAGCAGGAACGAGCCGAGGATGTGTTGAGTAATCTCTGTCCTCCGCCTTGCGTAGAATGTCTTACGGTCAATGGTTACTTTGGATATTGACTACCCCGATGGATGAGAACAATGTCGGACTTTCCAAGCTTAAGGCGTTTGGAGCTGAAGGACTACGTATGCTGCAAGCAGCTGCCTGTCGGCTTGGGCCAGCTCCCTTATTTGGATTGATCATGCTCCATCCATCGTGAGCATTGGCCAtgatctcctcttcctctcctcctctagTGCTGATGACCAGAAAGTCACAACTGGAACAAGGATCACTAGGAAGCTGCAGCTCCATGGTCTTTCTCGCGGTGATGCTGGTGTTGCATTTCCAAAGCTAGAAACACTGGGTTTAAAGGGGATGTTGGGATGGAGAGTGTGGAACTGGGATCAGCAAACACCAGGGATGCCCGCCTTAGACGTTCTTACCATCACCGGTTGTAAACTACGTTATCTTCCGCTTGGACTTGTACACCATGCAACCGCACTAAGGGTGCTGAATCTCAGAAATGCGCCGCACCTGATCTCCGTAGAGAACTTCCCGTCACTTGTGGAGCTCACGTCAGCTGACAACCCGAAGCTGCAGAGGATCTCCAACAGTCCAAGACTGCGACATATCGTCGTTATCAGATGCCCAGGGCTGAAGGTAGTGAAGGATTTGCAATCACTTAGGAGCGTCATTTGGAAGGATTTGGATGCTGATGCCCTCCCAGAGTACCTACGAGAGACAGAGCTAAATAAGCTGGACGTGTACTGCAGTCTAAGATTGCTTAAACTCATATCCTTGCAAGATGGCAGCTATGAGTGGGAAAAGATCCAGCACGTCCAGCTACTGAAGGCATATGGGAAGAGATCAACGGAGGATAAGGTTGACCGGCACATCTTCTACACTAAGGATCCGTACTCGTTTGAAGCAGATATGGGCGAAGATCTATGATCAGTGGTGGGCCAGGATCTCTTCAAGCCTAGTAGGGCTTAAACATAAAGGCTAAAACTATCCATGTCTACTCACTAGTGGATCCATCGCCGGGCGGCCGCCCTGGCTCACCGGTACGCAGATGATCTATTATAATTCTATGTAATTAAAAATACAGAATTTAGTGGAAATTTTAACTCCACAACGCATTATCCTTTAGCATTCAATACCATAGCTTTCAACCATAGGTTATTCTTAGCATCAGTGTACTCCTATCCAACCAATTGTGCCTTTTCAACCATAAAATTGCATGCACAACCAGTTGTGCCCTCCTCTAACAACATCCCTAATTTTTAGATCTAATTCATTCAATTGGTGTGAGAAACCTAGAGCCCATAACAAAGACATTCGAACCAAGCACAATACAACAAATTATTTTGCTAATTACTAATATACTTGCTCTGGCTCCTACTATTTATAGGGTGAATTCATTGTACCGAACTTGACAAAACGATTGCAATGCTCTGCTTATCTTCGTCCAGTAATCCATTAGactaaaacaaactaaaatccAGATTAGCAAAATCCTAATCGACTCAATATTACACAGTGCAAGGTGAAGAACTGAAGACCTGACCTAGAGTTGGGGaatcagaagtttggagcattTCCAGATTAGCTGGGCATGAACAGCGAAAGAGAGGACAGAGCACCTGAGGTTGGAGTGGACTTACTAGACTGGAGTTAAATGATTTTAAAGGTCTGCTCGTCTTTTCTAATAGACTAACTGCTACCAAATGCAAAATAAGGATGCAGATTGAAGAATAGAGAGAAGGCTGACCTGGACTGGGTTGAGTGCACGACCGTAGCCTAAAGGATGCGGTACCACAAGTGTATGCaaactataaataaaaataacaaagaaCAGAACCTTCAAGTATaaatggccatatggcccgaggcccgacggcctgACCCAAGGCCCGGTGATTTGGCCCGTCCCAGGCACAACACGGTTCGACTCGGGAGTCGGGTCGTACCCATGCTGGCCCGGCCCGATAGCTGTGCTGTGCCTGGGCTACTACCTCGGCAAGCTGGGCCAGCACGGTCCAGCACGAAGTTCAGGGATGCGAAAGAGACTTATTTTCAATCTATGTAACAGACGACACAAAGAATAAGGagtattatttatttacttattttgtAAAATTGAAAAGCAAGTCACAAACGGTGTTTACAGAACCGATTGAAACCAAACATGGACTACATAAACCACTCAATTTTTCGGTCaagttgatttttatttttttacaagatTTGTTAGGATTTTATCGGTTTAATAGATGGTTCCCATAAAATCCGAAGATACCGCTGGGGAGCAGTTTTGATCCAATATCAATATTGTGAACCCTGATCGTGAATTTCACTTCGTGTGTTCAAAATATATCAATGTGTGCCATGTGGGTTGTTTAATTAGATGTTATGCTGGTCTTTTTCACAAACATGGCCACACATGATCCATAAAATATGCCAACAGTATCAAATTTTGAACATTAAATTCCACAGCTGCCTCGTgaccttgccgccgccaccatcgccaccatCGCCGAGACCCGCCACACCCTACCGGAAGTAGCTGCAGCCACCGCCACCAAAGAAGAGAGCCATGGCCAGTAGCCACCAGCCTAGCTCCGTCATGGTccctaaatttgaaaatatactgttcattcaCTTTTTTTCAGGAATATTCAGGATGAAAAAACTTGTGTAGAAATATGCCATCGGTGTCGCACTTCAGTTGCGCAAAAATGACGTGGGGATGACGTCGCGGACGGTATCGCGTGGCGAAAGCGTGAGACCGCACGGTCTCGTACGGCAACAGCGCGAGACCGTCTCGTGGGATGGAAGAGCGAGACCGAACGGTCTCGCAGAAGCCATCAGCGACATTGTCTAATGGAATCCATTTGATTAGTGATTAAGTACTTAATTaacaattaactaataataattagtgattaattatcataaTTAACCGCTAATTAAATCGGCAAGGCACGGTATCGCTCTTTGCTTGAGCGGTATCGCTGTTTGCTTGAGCGAGACCGTGCGGTCTCGCATTTTCATTGTGCGATACCGGTCGCGAcgttattttcatatcattttcGCACAATTGTTGTGCGAGACCGatggtatatttttgcaaaagatTTTGCATCCCGAATATTTCTAGCAAAAAGTTGAATAAACAGTAtagtttcaaatttaattcggtcccctccctcatctctctttttcttccccACAACAGCAGCCTCATTGCCACTGCCACATCTGCCATTCGAGCTCGGGAGAAGAGGGCAATAGAGGATGAGAGAAGATATGACACGTGGGCCCAACCACTTTTTAATCCTTTGCTCTTGAAATTTTGCATGGTAGTACAAGGTACTTCCCTGCTTGTGGTAGTATTTTCAAAATCTCGTAGAACTCGTACACACAGTTTTGTGGAGTGAAAATCCATGATTTCACCAAATTAcaacttcctccatttcatattgtaagttgctttgattttttcctagttaaactttttaaagtttgatcaagtttatagaaatatCTAACatctataacatcaaattagtttaacTAAAacaaacatttaatatatattgataatatgattgttttgtgtttaaaatgtttatatttttgtcaaacttaaaaaaatcgaCCATTTCAGTTAAAgcatatgaaacggagggagtagctgccATCCATTCCTTTGTCATATCCAATGCTGTCAGACGACAGCAGTGCAGGGAACGCTGGGCACAATTTCCTCGTAGCATCAGATAGAACAAGAGTgaaaaaacaacatatttgctcATTGGTCCGGTCGTACTCCCTCTGTGTCCTAAAAAATGATAAACCTGgatttccgtgtctaacgtttaactgttcgtcttatatgaattttttttataattagtattttcattattgttagatgataaaacatgataatactttatgtgacttgtctttttaattttttttataatttttttaaataagacggacggttaaacgttggacacggaaacctaatatttgtctttttttgagaCAGTGGGAGTAACTCGTAAGGGTCCCATCAAATCATATATAAATTGGTTCGCGGCCACTTATTATGTCAAACAGCGAATGTGCACTCTATAGGGCATGTAAGCATATTGGTATACTGTATTTCATAACTCGAAATTAACGAGAATAAGCAGCCTGTAGAGCATTTGCCTTTTCGGATGCGACTGAAGCATCTGCAGCTCTGCCATGCAATGAGTATGCCTTCTCCTGGTAGAGAGAAAACAACTAAATCCTATTAGAAATACAATGGAAATATGTGTACCTCACTAGTGTCTTCTGTATGATTACGGATTACCAAGCAACAACTGAATTGGCTTGACCTTTTTAAAGCCATAAACCCTGAGGGTAGTTGTATTCAGAATAGGGCCTGGGATGAATATCAGAATGGTACTAATTGGTCTGGCCGATAAAATAAGTTTGCAAGAAGTCCAAGGTTAGGCCAAGATTGCACCGAAGGTCATTCCTTAGTTCACATGTTACATTTGGCATGGAGATATCAGTTGATGTGTTGATACTAGACAGAAACACGTATTAATCTCAAATGCCTTGTAGCATTCTGCTTATATGCAAAGATGAATGCCAGCAGTCTCTACAGACGATACAAAGTTGACGCAAATATTTCTATTTTGCCTATAGCACAGCCACCAACTTATCTGAAAGTACTAGTAGATTGTTGTCAAAATGCTATGTTCAGGCAACCATCGATCTATAGCAACCAACATTACGTGTCATGACAAGATATTTTAAAGATTATTGGAGTTAATGTTTCGGATCTTTAACAAGTCAGTTAAGAAACATTAGCGAGAAGAAAATGCAAAATGGataaatagtaaatacttaCCAGCAAGCGCCACAAGAAGGGTGCACCCTCTCGTTTCCTAATTTGTTTCTCGAGCACCTCAATTGCTGTGTACAATCCAAATTGCATTAGCTCCTTAAGGAGCGACAAAACAGTAATTTAGTTTTCTAATGATGAAGAACAAATAGGCAAATACCTCTGGAACTCTCTCCGGTATTTATTAGCACAGTGTACCAAACTTCATTGAAGACATCCACTTGCTCATCTGATGCCCCAATCATCTACTTGTACGTATGTTGATGTTcagtaaaagaaaacaaatacgATAATTACTTGTCTTGAACGAAAACAGGTTTGTTAATCATACTTTACAACTGAGTGCATCGAAATCTGGACCCAAGATGTCAAAGACTTTCTTGTGCTCTCCTTTTCCATATTCATACACAGCCTCTGCTAGCTGTGCCAAGGAAAGAATTAAATAACAGCAAAAATATAGTATCTTTTATAGAATAAATATGCAATTTTATCTTTCAAAATACTCCTCAACTGTACAGTAGGCATGCATGTAAAAAGTTAAATAAATTACAAACTAATAGCTACAGGAAAGCaaacatatcttaaaattagTTAGCAGGTAATAGTAATGCCACAAAAACATACAATGTAATGATATTGAGGCATCAGAAGTGAATGgtgttcatttttcagaaacaCTAGACAAATGATAGTCCACACTTTTCATTGTGCATGAGTTATATATTGCTTGTGTCTTGGTACTTAATCTTGCAAACAGAATTCAGCATACCTGGATTGCCTTTTGCATCACTTGCTGTTTTTTTGTGTCCATCGAACTAACTCTGCAAGGTTAATGGGTTATTCTAGCATTATTGACTAGTATTAATAGCAGAGTCTTGTGTTCCCTgaagaaaagttttaatgtatCTGACCTTGACCTAAGTGATTCCAACAAGTTGTCTGCTCTTGTAATCTCACCCATACTTGACAGTGCCCATAATACAAGTAGATCAAGGAGCCATTCCACATGCCATATTTTCTGAACAAAGTACAAAGTTCAAATCGAAATAGTCAGAAAAATGAGTCCTGCACAGCTTTAGTTCAGACCTGTAAAATGCTCTTGGCAGTCGGCAGTATACAGCTTACTTAAATCTGAACAGtttttatgaatatatttgaAATTATTGAAGCTTAAATCTGAACAGTTTTTACGAATATATTTGAAATTATTGAAGCTGAGACAGTACCTCATTCGTAAGTGCATCTAGCAATGCTGCCAATCTATCTTTGGCCAGATCAACCTGACCACGAATATGCAAACGGAGTAGCAGCCCTAGTGCATTAAGGTACACCTGATGCATGAGAAATTACTCAGTGTCTCTAAAACATTGATGTACAGGAAAAATGGCCAGCATTAATACCTCTGCTGCCTCACAATCACTTTTCTCAAGCTCTGTCATGAAGTTATGATCGTATATCTCCAGAACTTTACTTGTAGGGAATTCACCTTCCAAGTAACAAACAGCAACATGCCACCAGTTGTGGGTTAGCCTacagaaagaagaaaatgattttataagaaCTATTTCTGTGGTTATTAGTTATTACTAGCATCAAACGAGAGAGCATCATGTGGAAAATTGTATACATAAACGATGAGCATGCTGCCCATGATGGAGAACACGATTTCATGAACTCAGTAGCTTCTTTGAAATGGCATTCCTGCTGGAAAACATGGCACAGCTGCAAGATGGAATGGCAGATGAAGCTTGTATTAAAGAAGTTTGTCGGTAGAATATGAACGATTAGGTATAAATGCATAACACAATCTGTTATGCCGATAAACTTCttaaaataacaaaattatgTCAAAACCACCCGCATACATTATGCTGTGACCAGCAGTCGTTCTTGTTTATGGCCAAGCCTTTCCGAGCAGCTTTTTCAGCGTCATCCATCCTTCCAAGTTCTAGTAATGGGAAAGCAAGCATGCCGTAAATGTAGTTCTGGTCTTGATTCTCTGGCAAAACCTGatcaagaatgagtacaacaaAGCTAATGAAAAGAATAGTACCTAGAACTATGGTACATTGATAAGAGGAAGTGTTTTGAAGCACATCCAGAAAATCCTGCATTCTTCTATTCCACACACACGCGCATGCACACAAAATTCCAGCACTAAAAGTGATGCTTTTTTGATCAACTgttgtaaaatattttatttttatccaaAGTTTTGAAGTGATGATTCAATAAAGTTGCTACCATGGGTGTTCCTTTAAATAATAACAAACAGTGTTAGATTCAACTTCGGTTTCATTAGTTATATACGATATTTCCACTTTGTAAGCATATAAACATACACGAGCCTTTGTAGTGAACTTACCTGTTCAACAAATTTGAGCGATGTATCAGGGCGTCCCATGTAGAAGCAGATGAGCTGAGCTCTCTTTAGAGACATGAGATCCCTGGGGAATTCCTTCAGCAACTGCCACATGTAAAGCACACACCACCAATCAATTCTTGCCATTAATCAATTTATCCAGCAGCACATACTCTCAATTTACAAAAAATGGAGACAAGCTACCCCCAAACCTCGAAGTGCCGCTCGATCGCCACCTGCTcgtccctctcctccccgatcAGCGCCGACAGCGCGCGGAACACCGCCCTCTCGTACTCCGTCGCTGCACCCTGGTGGAAGTTTAGAGCAACACGAAAGCGCAAGCTCACCGAGTAAATGGAGGATTCGAGGAGGGGGGAAAAAAATTAAGGCGGCGAGCGACAACGTGAGGGGCGACGACGCTTACGaggttgtcggcggcggcggcgaggaaggcggcggcccGGGCGGGGTCCCGCGGGGCGACGTGGtgcgcggcgagggaggaggcgagcgcgcaccgcgggtcggcggcggcggcgcggagcacgGCGTGGCCACGGCCCCGGCCGAAGCTCATGGTGTGCGCGTAGTGCtcgtccagcgccgccgcgcagccccCCGACGCCGTCCGGTACTCCTGCCCCCACATGTCCCTCcgcacctccccctccccctccctcgccgccgccgccatctccccccgcgctctcgccgtcgccgtcgccgtcgcgtcggctGGGCGGTGGGTGGGAGTGGGAGAGCGGGACACGCACGGGTGCGAGTTGTGTTTAGCTGCCACGGCGACGACGTGGGCCCCACGCTGGCCTCCCGGGTTTCTAGGGTGaggtcactgacatatggggaCAGGTAATGCTGGAGCCCACGTGTCAGTGACTGTTAGGCAGGCGGGGGTAGTCCGCGTGAGAAGCGTAGATGCCGCAAGCgtggggagaagaagacgacgaggacgaggtgAGGTGGATTAGTTTGGAGCGACCTGATTGGGTTGGAATTGGATTAGTGTGTGTGCTAATCTTATCTTAAAACAACCTGCCGCTGGCTTTACTTTCGAATATGCTAAACAAAAccgatttaaaaaatttattggATACATACCACTACGATGTGAATATTATAGAATGAGCTAATATCAAATGATTATAGGAGTGAGGCTTCGAATTCAAGTCGGCTAGCTCATCATCATGTGGAGCTAGCTGAAACACCTCTAAACGTTTTCTCGATACATACTAttactatttaaaaaaatataattacaatTCATATATTCGTATCCATGCTATACAAATACGTACAAAATAACAACCATGCTATCGACGTCACGTTTTCTATCATATAGACCAAAATACGCTAGACGTGAGACCCGCATGTCAGTTCCATCTTCTTTCTCTATCCATCACTCTTCTTTCTTCATATCTCTCTCCACCTCGCTGAACCCAGGAGGCGAGTAGGACACGACGAGGGAGGCGAATGGAGAAGTGGTGTCCAACGCACCGGTGAAGCATTGGTACTGTTCACCTTGGTTCGAGAAGGAAGGAGGAAACTCGATGTGCCCCCACTCGAGCTCGCCGCTAAGCTGCCACCCATCCCAAGCTCCTCCCAATGGCCCCGCTTGCTCCCGGTGCCGAAGAAGACGGTTCTCGCCAGATCTAGGTTGACACCCTCCTCGTCTTCACAAGTTCCACTCGTCCTCATCGTGTCGTCGTCTTCACGACTGCCGGTGGGAGGATGAGAGACCCAAGCCCGGCGCCGGAGATTTGGCGGCTCAAGACCGTTTCCTTGGGGCTACCATCAAAATTGGCggacaaagctatgtgcatgaGGCACCTAGTATCGCCTGAGTTGGCAAGCACTATTGTCATCTGCTccacaggagagagagagagaggttggaGATGTGGGGGTGGCGATGGAGGTTGGCACCATTGCCGTGGCAGACCAACAtgaggggaagggagagaggggagaagaagaaaaaagaattggGAAGAAGATGGAAAATGTGACCATAATTGGCTTTAtgtatttggatggtatggaTCATAGTAACAAAGTTTTTGGGTCGATGAGAGGTTGGAGATGTGGGGTGGCGATGAAGGTTGGCATCGCTGTCGTGGCTGAGCAACAtgaggggaagggagagaggggagaagaaggaaaaaaaaggggaagaagatggaaaaTGTGACCATAATTGGTTTTAtgtatttggatggtatggaTCATAGTAACAAAGTTTCTAGGTCGATGGGATCGAGGAACTGGACTGAGCAACGTGGTACGCTATTTGTGAGAGGGTTTTATAAGGTGGGACGAAAATAACCCCGTGTTTCCGTGACGGCCTGACGGGTACAACGTTCTTGGGTCGAGGAACGCTACCACTGATTCCGTTTTACGTGACTATGGTATGGACTCGAATAGAATATATTCTAAAATTACATTATTAAATTCAAAAAATTGAAACCAAATCAACCAAAATATGCACTGGCGAGATGTGA from Oryza glaberrima chromosome 3, OglaRS2, whole genome shotgun sequence carries:
- the LOC127765455 gene encoding putative disease resistance RPP13-like protein 1, whose product is MHAPIIAAIHNMSLGVRSSLLMAAAREAFAAKLANVLVGMAKEEVETLLGVPGAIAKLETTLADLSSILADADRRRIDDPGVERWVRELKDAMYDADDILDLFRAMEGGEDPGSPPRAAPAPSACWSALCRRSPAATRKIGRKIQELNRRVEEIAKRSSRFGFVSQVIHSSSALRLTDRPMCSCSSESSRNRKTGPSIIRSDVVGDKIDLHTRNLVDLLIGNKLADGRTRARSSGDVIAVAITGAGGIGKTTLARMVFNDAVLESHFEKKVWLSVNQEVNEVHLLHGVIAAFGGSYHGCAGDKALLEDTLKHAVRQKRFLLVMDDVWSDRVWSDLLRAPLGACAPGSRVLVTTRNDGVARGMRAQHLHRVEKLDLGDSWSLLKKQVVLNEGDESEIDGLEDIGLKIVERCDGLPLAIKVVGGLLLNKGKTRDAWVNVSNHFAWSMTRSNDDINKAVYLSYEELPPHLKQCFVFCSLFPKDELIIRGVIVRMWIAQGYGHDIMRSTLPEDLGVEYYNELVSRNLLEPYKRSYDLSASTMHDVIRSFAQQIVKDEGLLVNDRQDVHGIAGASKLRHLSVSKTAIERVAIQKQVSLRTLLLFGRCITEFTYFRNNISCLRVLHLQGVDLVDLPDYICHLKHLRYLGLANTGISAIPRGIGNLKFLQFIDLMGCRNFHQLPDSILKLQNMRFLDFRGTRLTSIPPGMGKLENLVNMLGFPTYLDDRGHAWSSLEELRSLSNLKWLDLRGLELASSGSMAATAMLNSKKHLKILDLTFASRLTDNGMIEGTSNVIEEQERAEDVLSNLCPPPCVECLTVNGYFGY
- the LOC127768519 gene encoding uncharacterized protein LOC127768519 isoform X2; amino-acid sequence: MAAAAREGEGEVRRDMWGQEYRTASGGCAAALDEHYAHTMSFGRGRGHAVLRAAAADPRCALASSLAAHHVAPRDPARAAAFLAAAADNLGAATEYERAVFRALSALIGEERDEQVAIERHFELLKEFPRDLMSLKRAQLICFYMGRPDTSLKFVEQVLPENQDQNYIYGMLAFPLLELGRMDDAEKAARKGLAINKNDCWSQHNLCHVFQQECHFKEATEFMKSCSPSWAACSSFMLTHNWWHVAVCYLEGEFPTSKVLEIYDHNFMTELEKSDCEAAEVYLNALGLLLRLHIRGQVDLAKDRLAALLDALTNEKIWHVEWLLDLLVLWALSSMGEITRADNLLESLRSRVSSMDTKKQQVMQKAIQLAEAVYEYGKGEHKKVFDILGPDFDALSCKMIGASDEQVDVFNEVWYTVLINTGESSRAIEVLEKQIRKREGAPFLWRLLGP
- the LOC127768519 gene encoding uncharacterized protein LOC127768519 isoform X1, yielding MAAAAREGEGEVRRDMWGQEYRTASGGCAAALDEHYAHTMSFGRGRGHAVLRAAAADPRCALASSLAAHHVAPRDPARAAAFLAAAADNLGAATEYERAVFRALSALIGEERDEQVAIERHFELLKEFPRDLMSLKRAQLICFYMGRPDTSLKFVEQVLPENQDQNYIYGMLAFPLLELGRMDDAEKAARKGLAINKNDCWSQHNLCHVFQQECHFKEATEFMKSCSPSWAACSSFMLTHNWWHVAVCYLEGEFPTSKVLEIYDHNFMTELEKSDCEAAEVYLNALGLLLRLHIRGQVDLAKDRLAALLDALTNEKIWHVEWLLDLLVLWALSSMGEITRADNLLESLRSRVSSMDTKKQQVMQKAIQLAEAVYEYGKGEHKKVFDILGPDFDALSCKMIGASDEQVDVFNEVWYTVLINTGESSRAIEVLEKQIRKREGAPFLWRLLEKAYSLHGRAADASVASEKANALQAAYSR